From a single Sebastes umbrosus isolate fSebUmb1 chromosome 17, fSebUmb1.pri, whole genome shotgun sequence genomic region:
- the cct8 gene encoding T-complex protein 1 subunit theta isoform X2, producing the protein MALHVPKAPGFAQMLKDGAKHYSGLEEAVFRNIRACKELSQTTRTAYGPNGMNKMVINHLEKLFVTNDAATILRELEVQHPAAKMIVMASHMQEQEVGDGTNFVLVFAGALLELAEELLRMGLSVSEVIEGYDKACKKTLEIMSDCVCSSAKNLHDVKEATSLIRTAVMSKQYGNEDFLANLIAEACVSIFPESGNFNVDNVRVCKILGCGVTASSVLHGMVFKKEAEGDVTSVKDAKIAVFSCPFDCMVTETKGTVLINNAKELMDFSKGEEDMMEAQVKAIKEAGANLVVTGGKVADIALHYANKYKLMVVRLNSKWDLRRLCKTVGAVALPRMTAPTPEEMGHCDNVYLTEVGDTQVVVFKHEKEDGIISTVVIRGSTDNLMDDIERAVDDGVNTFKVLVRDKRLVPGAGATEIELAKQITSYGESCPGLEQYAIKKFGEAFEAFPRALAENSGVKGSELISKLYSAHHEGNKNMGFDIEGEGPAVKDMLEAGILEPYLVKYWGVKLATNAAITVLRVDQIIMAKPAGGPKPPQGRKDFDEDD; encoded by the exons ATGGCTCTTCACGTTCCCAAAGCTCCGGGCTTTGCCCAAATGTTGAAGGATGGCGCCAAG CACTATTCAGGGCTTGAGGAGGCAGTCTTTCGTAACATCAGAGCATGTAAGGAGCTTTCTCAGACCACACGCACCGCCTATGGGCCAAACG GTATGAACAAAATGGTCATCAACCACTTGGAGAAGCTGTTTGTCACCAATGATGCCGCAACGATTCTCAGAGAGCTTGAG gtGCAGCATCCAGCTGCCAAAATGATTGTAATGGCATCCCACATGCAAGAGCAGGAGGTTGGAGACGGTACAAACTTTGTCCTGGTGTTTGCTGGAGCTCTGCTGGAGCTGGCTGAAGAGCTGCTCAGGATGGGCCTGTCAGTgtcagag GTGATTGAAGGCTATGACAAAGCGTGTAAAAAGACTCTGGAGATCATGTCAGACTGCGTATGTTCCTCAGCCAAGAACCTCCATGATGTTAAAGAGGCGACATCTCTTATCCGCACAGCAGTCATGAGTAAACAGTACGGCAACGAAGACTTCCTTGCCAACCTCATTGCAGAGGCCTGTG TGTCCATCTTCCCAGAGTCCGGCAATTTCAATGTTGATAACGTCAGAGTATGCAAGATTTTG GGTTGTGGAGTGACCGCGTCCTCCGTGCTACATGGCATGGTTTTTAAAAAGGAAGCAGAGGGAGATGTGACATCAGTAAAAGATGCCAAGATCGCCGTCTTCTCCTGCCCATTTGACTGCATGGTGACAGAGACCAAG GGCACAGTGCTGATAAATAATGCAAAGGAGCTGATGGACTTCAGTAAGGGAGAGGAGGATATGATGGAGGCTCAGGTGAAAGCCATCAAGGAGGCTGGTGCCAACTTGGTGGTAACTGGGGGGAAAGTGGCTGACATAGCGCTGCACTACGCCAACAAGTACAAGCTCATGGTGGTCAG ACTTAACTCCAAGTGGGACCTCAGGAGGTTATGCAAGACTGTGGGAGCTGTAGCACTGCCCAGGATG ACTGCTCCAACTCCAGAGGAGATGGGTCACTGTGACAACGTGTACCTGACAGAGGTGGGGGACACTCAGGTGGTGGTCTTCAAACACG agaaagaggaCGGTATCATCTCAACGGTGGTGATCAGAGGCTCCACTGACAACCTGATGGATGACATTGAGAGGGCTGTAGATGATGGAGTCAACACCTTCAAGGTTCTGGTCAGG GACAAGCGACTGGTACCTGGAGCAGGAGCAACTGAGATTGAGCTGGCTAAACAGATCACCTCATATGGAGAG TCCTGCCCGGGTCTGGAGCAGTATGCCATTAAGAAGTTCGGTGAAGCCTTCGAGGCTTTTCCACGAGCGCTGGCTGAGAACTCTGGTGTGAAGGGCAGTGAGCTCATCTCTAAACTGTACTCTGCACATCACGagggaaacaaaaacatgggCTTCGACATtgag GGAGAAGGCCCCGCTGTGAAGGACATGCTTGAAGCCGGCATTCTGGAGCCGTACCTGGTCAAATACTGGGGCGTCAAACTGGCTACCAACGCTGCCATCACAGTGCTGAGAGTTGACCAG
- the cct8 gene encoding T-complex protein 1 subunit theta isoform X1 has product MALHVPKAPGFAQMLKDGAKHYSGLEEAVFRNIRACKELSQTTRTAYGPNGMNKMVINHLEKLFVTNDAATILRELEVQHPAAKMIVMASHMQEQEVGDGTNFVLVFAGALLELAEELLRMGLSVSEVIEGYDKACKKTLEIMSDCVCSSAKNLHDVKEATSLIRTAVMSKQYGNEDFLANLIAEACVSIFPESGNFNVDNVRVCKILGCGVTASSVLHGMVFKKEAEGDVTSVKDAKIAVFSCPFDCMVTETKGTVLINNAKELMDFSKGEEDMMEAQVKAIKEAGANLVVTGGKVADIALHYANKYKLMVVRLNSKWDLRRLCKTVGAVALPRMTAPTPEEMGHCDNVYLTEVGDTQVVVFKHEKEDGIISTVVIRGSTDNLMDDIERAVDDGVNTFKVLVRDKRLVPGAGATEIELAKQITSYGESCPGLEQYAIKKFGEAFEAFPRALAENSGVKGSELISKLYSAHHEGNKNMGFDIEGEGPAVKDMLEAGILEPYLVKYWGVKLATNAAITVLRVDQIIMAKAAGGPRSPKQRGHWDKDDWDEAPDNFETHH; this is encoded by the exons ATGGCTCTTCACGTTCCCAAAGCTCCGGGCTTTGCCCAAATGTTGAAGGATGGCGCCAAG CACTATTCAGGGCTTGAGGAGGCAGTCTTTCGTAACATCAGAGCATGTAAGGAGCTTTCTCAGACCACACGCACCGCCTATGGGCCAAACG GTATGAACAAAATGGTCATCAACCACTTGGAGAAGCTGTTTGTCACCAATGATGCCGCAACGATTCTCAGAGAGCTTGAG gtGCAGCATCCAGCTGCCAAAATGATTGTAATGGCATCCCACATGCAAGAGCAGGAGGTTGGAGACGGTACAAACTTTGTCCTGGTGTTTGCTGGAGCTCTGCTGGAGCTGGCTGAAGAGCTGCTCAGGATGGGCCTGTCAGTgtcagag GTGATTGAAGGCTATGACAAAGCGTGTAAAAAGACTCTGGAGATCATGTCAGACTGCGTATGTTCCTCAGCCAAGAACCTCCATGATGTTAAAGAGGCGACATCTCTTATCCGCACAGCAGTCATGAGTAAACAGTACGGCAACGAAGACTTCCTTGCCAACCTCATTGCAGAGGCCTGTG TGTCCATCTTCCCAGAGTCCGGCAATTTCAATGTTGATAACGTCAGAGTATGCAAGATTTTG GGTTGTGGAGTGACCGCGTCCTCCGTGCTACATGGCATGGTTTTTAAAAAGGAAGCAGAGGGAGATGTGACATCAGTAAAAGATGCCAAGATCGCCGTCTTCTCCTGCCCATTTGACTGCATGGTGACAGAGACCAAG GGCACAGTGCTGATAAATAATGCAAAGGAGCTGATGGACTTCAGTAAGGGAGAGGAGGATATGATGGAGGCTCAGGTGAAAGCCATCAAGGAGGCTGGTGCCAACTTGGTGGTAACTGGGGGGAAAGTGGCTGACATAGCGCTGCACTACGCCAACAAGTACAAGCTCATGGTGGTCAG ACTTAACTCCAAGTGGGACCTCAGGAGGTTATGCAAGACTGTGGGAGCTGTAGCACTGCCCAGGATG ACTGCTCCAACTCCAGAGGAGATGGGTCACTGTGACAACGTGTACCTGACAGAGGTGGGGGACACTCAGGTGGTGGTCTTCAAACACG agaaagaggaCGGTATCATCTCAACGGTGGTGATCAGAGGCTCCACTGACAACCTGATGGATGACATTGAGAGGGCTGTAGATGATGGAGTCAACACCTTCAAGGTTCTGGTCAGG GACAAGCGACTGGTACCTGGAGCAGGAGCAACTGAGATTGAGCTGGCTAAACAGATCACCTCATATGGAGAG TCCTGCCCGGGTCTGGAGCAGTATGCCATTAAGAAGTTCGGTGAAGCCTTCGAGGCTTTTCCACGAGCGCTGGCTGAGAACTCTGGTGTGAAGGGCAGTGAGCTCATCTCTAAACTGTACTCTGCACATCACGagggaaacaaaaacatgggCTTCGACATtgag GGAGAAGGCCCCGCTGTGAAGGACATGCTTGAAGCCGGCATTCTGGAGCCGTACCTGGTCAAATACTGGGGCGTCAAACTGGCTACCAACGCTGCCATCACAGTGCTGAGAGTTGACCAG ATCATCATGGCTAAGGCTGCAGGGGGACCCAGGTCTCCCAAGCAGAGAGGCCACTGGGACAAGGACGATTGGGACGAAGCGCCTGATAATTTTGAAACTCACCATTAG